One stretch of Thermoproteota archaeon DNA includes these proteins:
- a CDS encoding precorrin-3B C(17)-methyltransferase gives MEKISIIAITKNGIKTSLKLKETFPNWEAYAPSKFSDNNPKINWFLESTTEKIEKLFKNNEAIICLFSLGAVIRLISPHLKDKKTDPAVIVIDDQSNFVISALSGHIGGANKLTEDIARKIGATPVITTAADVNKTIAVDLVGKEFGWIIDNDSNVTKISAFMVNEEKIGLYQDAGERDWWKKELPKNIVVCSSLEELEKSNAKAFLIISDKKIKKELLEKSVVYRPKTLVVGVGLHWDTSKETIREGLEFCLEKFNLSKKSITKFTSIKKKEDVQGLIEIANEMNVSLVYVPKEELADITIPNPSYVVNTFEGTPSVSEASAIKVSGGKLVVEKQKFPPNLTIAIARIEK, from the coding sequence GTGGAAAAAATTTCAATTATTGCTATTACAAAAAATGGAATTAAAACTTCATTGAAATTAAAAGAAACATTCCCTAATTGGGAGGCATATGCACCTTCTAAATTCTCAGACAATAATCCAAAAATCAATTGGTTCCTAGAATCGACAACAGAGAAGATAGAGAAATTATTCAAAAACAATGAAGCTATTATTTGCTTATTTTCTTTAGGCGCAGTAATTAGGTTAATTTCTCCACATCTCAAAGATAAAAAAACTGATCCTGCGGTAATTGTAATTGATGATCAATCAAATTTTGTAATCAGTGCACTTTCTGGTCACATAGGTGGCGCAAACAAGCTTACAGAAGACATAGCAAGAAAGATCGGTGCAACACCAGTTATAACAACTGCAGCAGATGTTAACAAAACAATCGCAGTAGATCTAGTAGGAAAAGAGTTTGGTTGGATTATTGATAATGATTCTAATGTAACAAAGATCAGTGCATTTATGGTAAATGAGGAAAAAATTGGCCTGTATCAAGATGCAGGAGAAAGAGATTGGTGGAAAAAAGAATTACCAAAAAACATAGTGGTTTGTTCATCCTTAGAGGAATTAGAGAAATCTAATGCAAAAGCATTTTTGATTATATCCGATAAAAAAATCAAAAAAGAGTTACTCGAAAAATCGGTTGTGTATAGACCAAAAACTTTGGTAGTAGGAGTGGGTCTTCATTGGGATACTTCAAAAGAAACCATAAGAGAAGGTTTAGAGTTCTGTCTTGAAAAATTTAATTTGAGTAAAAAGAGCATTACAAAATTTACTTCAATAAAAAAGAAAGAAGATGTTCAAGGTTTGATAGAAATTGCAAATGAAATGAATGTTTCATTAGTATATGTTCCAAAAGAGGAACTTGCCGATATTACTATACCAAATCCATCTTATGTAGTTAATACATTTGAAGGAACGCCAAGTGTATCAGAAGCTTCAGCAATCAAAGTTTCAGGAGGAAAGTTAGTTGTAGAAAAGCAAAAATTCCCACCTAATCTTACAATTGCAATTGCGAGAATTGAAAAATGA
- a CDS encoding peptidylprolyl isomerase has protein sequence MQSKTELAVLQTTLGEITIEFKDDIAPKTVDNFVQLAKSGFYDGTIFHRIIPSFVIQGGDPNTISGSPDTWGTGGPGYSISPEFSDLQHKKYIVSMARGADVNSAGSQFFIMLGDSPWLDGQYTIFGEVISGQEVVDQIGSLETNEFDHPINIDSAKIEKITIIEK, from the coding sequence ATACAATCCAAAACAGAATTAGCAGTTTTACAAACAACATTAGGTGAGATTACTATTGAATTCAAAGATGACATTGCGCCAAAAACAGTGGATAATTTTGTTCAATTAGCAAAATCTGGATTTTATGATGGAACAATTTTCCATAGAATCATACCTAGCTTTGTAATTCAAGGGGGCGATCCAAATACTATTTCAGGTTCTCCTGATACGTGGGGAACTGGCGGACCCGGTTATTCAATTTCTCCAGAATTTAGTGACTTACAGCACAAAAAATACATTGTTTCTATGGCTAGAGGAGCTGATGTTAACAGTGCAGGCTCTCAATTCTTTATAATGTTAGGAGATTCTCCGTGGTTAGACGGGCAGTATACTATATTTGGTGAAGTAATTTCTGGACAAGAAGTAGTTGATCAAATTGGTTCTTTAGAAACAAATGAATTTGATCATCCAATAAATATTGACTCGGCAAAAATTGAAAAAATTACTATAATTGAGAAATAA
- a CDS encoding RNA-protein complex protein Nop10 produces MHFQLRKCQKCNIYTLKMKCSKCETDTYSVHPAKFSPDDKYMRYRLAERYE; encoded by the coding sequence ATGCATTTTCAACTTCGTAAATGTCAAAAGTGTAATATCTATACACTAAAGATGAAATGTTCAAAGTGTGAAACAGATACTTACTCGGTTCATCCTGCAAAATTTTCACCAGATGATAAATACATGAGATATCGACTAGCTGAAAGATACGAATAG
- a CDS encoding cobyrinate a,c-diamide synthase: MKIPRLIVSGATSGVGKTSITCGIIFGLKKQGYSIQPFKVGPDYIDPSYLSSVAKNNTRNLDVWIMGKEELVKSFVNHSKSDISIIEGVMGYYDGFSGASNYSSTHHVATILDTPVILVLDASKTARSLGAIALGYKKFHKNSHIVGIILNKIASKKHENLCRQSLESLKIPIIGIIPKDEKLSLPSRHLGLIPTKEDKTIRTKIIKIAKEISSYIDIQKLITVSENTSHITIPKIFKHKKTKTSIAVALDDSFNFYYQDNLDALRREGVRLKFFSPTSDTKLPKCDGIYIGGGFPEVLGDKLSKNYQIKKLIKKAAVDEIPIYAECGGLMYLTNSISYDNKKFKMIGVFDAETIMTKKMKLNYTKGKITSNCLIGPKNSIFQGHEFHYSEIDSLSSDSKFAYSLSIGDGIKNKKDGLINYNTLASYGHLYFDSSSFAQNFANISLAYSRR; the protein is encoded by the coding sequence ATGAAAATACCTAGACTGATAGTATCTGGTGCAACAAGTGGAGTTGGAAAAACATCTATCACTTGTGGAATAATTTTTGGATTAAAAAAACAAGGATATTCAATTCAGCCATTTAAGGTAGGACCTGATTATATCGATCCAAGTTATTTATCATCAGTTGCAAAAAACAACACTCGAAATCTCGATGTATGGATAATGGGTAAGGAGGAACTTGTAAAAAGCTTTGTAAATCATTCAAAATCTGACATTTCAATCATAGAAGGTGTAATGGGATATTATGATGGATTCTCAGGAGCTTCTAATTATTCTAGTACTCATCATGTAGCAACCATACTTGATACACCAGTCATCTTAGTTTTAGATGCTAGTAAAACTGCACGATCGCTAGGAGCAATTGCATTAGGATACAAAAAATTTCATAAAAACTCTCATATCGTTGGAATAATTCTCAATAAAATTGCTAGTAAAAAGCATGAAAATCTATGCAGACAATCACTTGAATCATTAAAGATCCCAATTATTGGAATTATCCCAAAAGATGAAAAATTGTCTTTACCATCAAGACATTTAGGCTTAATTCCTACAAAGGAAGATAAAACTATACGAACTAAGATAATTAAAATTGCTAAGGAGATTTCTTCTTATATTGACATTCAAAAATTAATTACTGTCTCTGAAAATACTTCTCATATTACAATCCCAAAAATTTTCAAACACAAAAAAACAAAAACTAGTATCGCAGTAGCCCTTGATGATTCCTTTAATTTCTACTATCAAGATAATCTTGATGCATTACGTCGTGAAGGTGTTCGACTAAAATTTTTTAGTCCAACTTCCGATACAAAATTACCTAAGTGTGATGGAATATACATCGGTGGTGGGTTCCCTGAAGTTTTAGGGGATAAATTATCAAAAAATTACCAAATTAAAAAATTAATTAAAAAAGCTGCAGTTGATGAAATTCCAATTTATGCAGAATGTGGAGGATTAATGTATCTTACAAATTCAATTTCCTATGACAATAAAAAATTCAAAATGATAGGGGTTTTTGATGCAGAAACCATCATGACAAAAAAAATGAAATTAAATTATACAAAGGGTAAAATTACTTCAAATTGCTTGATTGGCCCAAAAAACTCTATTTTTCAAGGACACGAATTTCATTATTCTGAGATTGATTCGTTATCTTCTGATAGCAAATTTGCTTATTCCCTATCAATCGGTGATGGAATAAAAAACAAAAAAGATGGCTTGATAAATTATAACACATTAGCATCTTATGGCCATTTGTATTTTGATAGTTCATCATTTGCACAAAATTTTGCAAATATCAGTTTAGCTTATTCAAGGCGATGA
- a CDS encoding sirohydrochlorin cobaltochelatase, with translation MKRGLLLIDRGSREKEAKEELEIICKKVKEKGNYNYVDYCFLEVLPPFIKEGIEKSLQNEMNTLTLVPYFLYPGKKVKAAVTDAMKFQANTEVKFLVTKPMTMHKTMIDLVDNRISTTMKENSVSLPKNDVDVLIIGHGSKDPNAQISIKYVVDGLKSTYRNVNHCFLEIEQPDIPHGIKNAEENNPIILIIVFYFLHEGAHVKRDIYEDLNPALKNSKLEKVFVTKHIGTDQKMIDLIIERAKEVEDAD, from the coding sequence ATGAAACGCGGTTTATTGTTAATTGATAGGGGAAGTAGAGAGAAAGAAGCGAAAGAAGAATTAGAGATTATTTGTAAAAAAGTTAAAGAAAAGGGAAATTACAACTATGTAGATTATTGCTTCTTAGAGGTTTTACCACCATTCATTAAAGAAGGAATAGAGAAATCATTACAAAATGAAATGAATACATTAACTCTAGTTCCATATTTTTTGTATCCGGGGAAAAAAGTCAAAGCAGCTGTAACTGATGCCATGAAGTTTCAGGCAAACACAGAGGTAAAATTTCTTGTAACTAAACCAATGACAATGCACAAGACCATGATTGATTTGGTTGATAATAGAATATCTACTACAATGAAAGAAAATTCAGTATCACTACCGAAAAATGATGTTGATGTTTTGATTATTGGTCACGGAAGTAAAGATCCCAATGCACAGATTTCTATAAAATATGTTGTAGATGGTCTTAAATCAACATATAGAAATGTAAATCATTGTTTCTTAGAGATAGAGCAGCCAGATATCCCTCACGGAATAAAGAATGCTGAAGAAAATAATCCAATAATTTTGATTATAGTTTTTTACTTTCTGCATGAAGGCGCTCATGTTAAAAGAGATATTTACGAGGATCTAAATCCTGCACTAAAAAATTCAAAACTCGAAAAAGTGTTTGTAACAAAACATATAGGAACAGATCAAAAAATGATTGACTTGATAATAGAAAGAGCGAAAGAGGTAGAAGATGCAGACTAG
- a CDS encoding YbhB/YbcL family Raf kinase inhibitor-like protein, producing the protein MGNLKLESNSFSNGQKIPKKFGYKHGNVSPHLKISGVSSDAKSLALIMDDPDAMGAVGKIWVHWVLWNIDPSTKEIPESTTPSNSVDGKNDFGEYGYGGPAPPDKEHTYIFTLYSLNKKLSIPKGATKSELESSMKNCILDEAVLKGTFSP; encoded by the coding sequence TTGGGAAATCTTAAACTTGAAAGTAATTCGTTTTCTAATGGACAAAAAATTCCAAAAAAATTTGGATACAAACATGGAAATGTTAGTCCACATCTAAAAATCAGTGGAGTATCATCTGATGCAAAATCTTTAGCTCTAATCATGGATGATCCGGATGCTATGGGGGCAGTTGGAAAAATTTGGGTTCATTGGGTTTTATGGAACATAGATCCTTCTACAAAAGAAATTCCAGAATCTACCACTCCTTCCAATTCGGTTGATGGGAAAAATGATTTTGGCGAATATGGATATGGTGGACCTGCTCCCCCTGATAAAGAACATACCTACATATTCACATTGTATTCTTTAAACAAAAAATTATCAATTCCAAAAGGTGCCACTAAATCTGAGCTTGAGAGTTCCATGAAAAACTGTATTTTGGATGAAGCTGTACTCAAAGGAACTTTTTCACCATAA
- a CDS encoding precorrin-8X methylmutase, whose protein sequence is MQTRKGQSIEDASMEMIESEIGKHEYDKMEWPIVRRVIHSTADFDFAKKNAIVFHKNSIKSGMNALENGCDIVVDVNGVSGLFNKQNLKDFGNKIVCKISDQEVVRKAKEENLTRSQLSMRLSKDSMQGGVIVVGNAPTALLEVIKMLKEKIISPALIIGMPVGFISAAESKEELQKLDVPFISNIGRKGGSPSASAIINALYKLIRESSSP, encoded by the coding sequence ATGCAGACTAGAAAAGGTCAATCCATAGAAGATGCGAGTATGGAAATGATCGAGTCAGAGATAGGAAAACATGAATATGATAAAATGGAATGGCCCATAGTAAGAAGAGTAATTCATTCAACTGCAGATTTTGATTTTGCTAAAAAAAATGCAATTGTCTTTCATAAAAATTCAATTAAAAGCGGTATGAATGCACTTGAGAATGGCTGTGACATTGTTGTCGATGTAAATGGGGTTTCAGGATTATTCAATAAACAAAATCTAAAAGATTTTGGAAACAAGATTGTATGTAAAATTTCAGATCAAGAGGTAGTTAGAAAAGCCAAGGAGGAAAATTTGACTAGATCACAACTATCCATGAGGTTATCGAAGGATAGTATGCAAGGTGGAGTAATAGTTGTAGGAAATGCTCCAACTGCGTTACTAGAAGTCATAAAAATGCTAAAAGAAAAGATCATCAGTCCAGCATTAATTATTGGCATGCCAGTGGGCTTTATTTCTGCAGCAGAATCAAAAGAAGAATTACAAAAACTTGACGTTCCCTTTATTTCTAATATAGGTAGAAAAGGTGGAAGTCCGTCTGCATCAGCAATAATTAATGCATTATACAAATTGATTAGAGAAAGTTCATCGCCTTGA
- a CDS encoding NAD-dependent epimerase/dehydratase family protein yields the protein MKIAITGATGFVGKNLRKFLSKQNIPVVAIGRKNFLTYKNEIKVVTKNYSEDLSSKLINCSCMVHLVGVGKQTFDNNYHDINFLLTKKILQISKKAKIKKIIFNSGLGASKNSTTDYFISKYLAEQEIIKSGLDYTIFRPSYIIGTSDHLSKNLKKQIRSGVIKIPGSGNFPLQPISINDVVKILFYAATSKKYSNKLLDLVGSEIISYEKFVKLFVSSTKTIIKKTDIEIAYRDAIRNPTSQYGVDDLHILVGNFIGSSKKLKQISNLEFESFRNILKSSSLS from the coding sequence ATGAAAATTGCAATTACTGGAGCTACCGGATTTGTTGGCAAAAATTTAAGAAAATTTCTCTCCAAGCAAAATATTCCGGTAGTTGCCATAGGAAGAAAAAACTTCCTAACTTACAAAAATGAAATTAAAGTAGTCACAAAAAACTATTCAGAGGATCTTTCTTCAAAATTGATCAATTGTTCATGTATGGTTCATCTAGTAGGTGTTGGAAAGCAAACCTTTGATAATAATTATCATGATATCAATTTTCTTCTTACAAAAAAAATTCTACAAATATCTAAAAAAGCAAAAATTAAAAAAATTATTTTTAATAGCGGATTAGGAGCGTCAAAAAACTCAACCACAGATTATTTTATCTCAAAATATCTTGCAGAGCAAGAAATTATCAAGTCCGGTTTAGACTATACCATTTTTCGACCTTCATACATTATTGGAACCAGCGATCATTTATCAAAAAATCTAAAAAAACAAATCCGTAGTGGAGTGATAAAAATTCCAGGATCTGGAAATTTTCCTTTACAGCCTATTTCTATTAATGATGTAGTCAAAATATTATTTTATGCAGCAACTTCAAAAAAATATTCTAATAAACTTCTGGATTTAGTTGGATCTGAAATTATTTCTTATGAAAAATTTGTGAAATTATTTGTATCTTCTACCAAAACTATTATTAAAAAAACTGATATTGAAATTGCTTATCGTGATGCGATAAGAAACCCTACTAGTCAATATGGTGTGGATGATCTACACATTCTGGTGGGAAACTTCATTGGTAGTTCAAAAAAATTAAAACAGATATCTAATTTAGAATTTGAAAGTTTTAGAAATATTTTAAAGTCCAGCAGTCTTTCTTAG
- the cobO gene encoding cob(I)yrinic acid a,c-diamide adenosyltransferase: protein MSDKGLVIVYTGKGKGKTTAALGMALRAIGYNHKVCMVQFIKGSWHYGEMSSSKRLEPEFEMTAIGKGFVGIIDDKSPKEDHQKIANEAVRISKEKILSKKYDLVILDEINYAVNLDLVKTGDILDLIKSKPNNVNLVLTGNYVKPEIIEVADLVTEMKEVKHPFQLGIKAKKGIDF from the coding sequence ATGAGCGATAAAGGCTTAGTTATAGTCTATACAGGTAAAGGAAAAGGAAAAACTACTGCAGCATTAGGTATGGCACTACGTGCAATAGGTTATAATCATAAAGTTTGCATGGTTCAGTTCATCAAGGGTTCATGGCATTATGGGGAGATGAGTTCATCAAAACGACTCGAACCAGAATTTGAAATGACTGCAATAGGGAAGGGTTTTGTTGGTATAATTGATGATAAAAGTCCAAAGGAAGATCATCAAAAAATTGCAAATGAAGCAGTCAGAATATCGAAAGAAAAAATTCTATCAAAAAAGTATGATTTAGTGATTCTTGACGAAATTAATTATGCAGTAAATTTAGATTTAGTAAAAACTGGTGATATTTTAGATTTAATTAAATCAAAACCAAATAATGTCAATCTAGTTTTGACTGGAAACTATGTAAAACCTGAGATAATTGAAGTAGCTGATTTGGTTACTGAGATGAAAGAGGTAAAACATCCTTTTCAATTAGGAATAAAAGCAAAGAAGGGTATCGATTTCTAA
- a CDS encoding cobalt-precorrin-5B (C(1))-methyltransferase: MHNKNVTEENKKLRTGFTTGTCSTAASMASVLSIIYQKKIDFVEVELPKGNSIRIKIHSCVFEKNSAKCSVIKDGGDDPDVTHGAEIVVDVSITDQIGQIQINGGIGVGIVTKPGLGLEINKPAINPVPKKMIIDNLLRVGKDLLSRKGVNVTISVPKGKELAVKTDNPRLGIVGGISILGTSGIVIPFSTASYAASIRQNLDVSLAMGDKIVVLTTGGRSETFAKNIVDLPEHCFVQMGDFSGYTIQQCAKKNIEKAFVVGFIGKLAKMAMGVKQTHVKGSKVDMQFLADLVKKTGSDNTIVERVKEANTARHVLEIVKESKNSDFFKLLCKEVYLQMRKHSENKVPIEIILFDFDGIVLERYSE; the protein is encoded by the coding sequence ATTCATAACAAAAATGTGACCGAAGAAAATAAAAAATTACGAACAGGCTTCACAACTGGAACATGTTCCACTGCAGCATCCATGGCCTCAGTTTTATCAATTATCTATCAAAAGAAGATAGATTTTGTTGAAGTAGAATTACCTAAAGGTAATTCAATAAGAATTAAAATTCATTCTTGTGTATTTGAGAAAAATTCAGCAAAATGTTCAGTAATTAAAGATGGAGGAGATGACCCAGATGTCACGCATGGAGCAGAAATCGTTGTTGATGTAAGCATTACAGATCAAATTGGTCAAATTCAAATTAATGGTGGAATAGGAGTAGGGATTGTAACTAAGCCTGGTTTAGGATTAGAGATTAACAAACCGGCAATTAATCCAGTCCCAAAAAAAATGATTATTGATAATTTACTGCGTGTAGGAAAAGATTTGTTATCAAGAAAAGGAGTGAATGTAACTATTTCTGTCCCTAAAGGAAAAGAACTTGCTGTAAAAACAGATAACCCACGTCTTGGCATAGTGGGGGGAATATCTATTCTGGGAACTAGTGGCATAGTGATTCCATTTTCTACAGCATCATATGCTGCATCAATAAGACAAAATCTTGATGTCTCTCTTGCAATGGGAGATAAGATTGTGGTGCTCACTACAGGAGGACGTAGTGAAACCTTTGCAAAAAATATTGTAGATTTACCAGAACATTGTTTTGTTCAAATGGGTGATTTTTCTGGATATACTATTCAACAGTGTGCAAAAAAAAATATTGAAAAAGCGTTTGTTGTAGGATTTATTGGAAAATTAGCAAAAATGGCAATGGGTGTAAAACAAACACATGTTAAAGGCTCTAAAGTAGATATGCAGTTTTTAGCTGATTTGGTAAAAAAAACAGGTTCTGATAATACAATTGTAGAGAGAGTAAAAGAAGCAAACACTGCAAGACATGTACTTGAGATAGTGAAAGAATCCAAAAATTCAGATTTTTTTAAGTTGCTGTGCAAAGAGGTTTATTTACAAATGAGAAAACATTCTGAGAACAAAGTGCCAATCGAGATAATTTTGTTTGATTTTGATGGGATAGTTCTAGAAAGATATTCTGAGTAG
- a CDS encoding twitching motility protein PilT, producing MVDVICDTSFLIHLATKRIKNLSQLDTEIGQIQFVVPTVVINELNQLLSNETKKNNASITLRYIKKFRIIPLDGKFADKEMILYVKNNGGIIATMDKDLKNKIKENKGSVISFSNDRIVLEN from the coding sequence TTGGTTGACGTTATCTGTGATACTAGTTTTTTAATTCATTTAGCTACAAAAAGAATTAAGAATTTATCTCAACTTGATACTGAAATTGGACAGATACAATTTGTAGTCCCAACTGTAGTGATAAATGAATTAAATCAATTACTGTCTAATGAAACAAAAAAAAATAACGCATCAATAACCCTTCGATATATTAAAAAATTCAGGATAATTCCTTTAGATGGAAAATTTGCAGATAAAGAAATGATTCTTTATGTAAAAAATAATGGGGGAATTATAGCCACAATGGATAAGGACCTAAAGAACAAAATCAAAGAAAATAAAGGTTCAGTAATTTCATTTTCAAACGACAGAATAGTGTTAGAAAATTAG
- a CDS encoding methionine adenosyltransferase, with product MTKNFLFTSESVTEGHPDKICDQISDAILDEYLRQDPDSRVAVETMTTTGFVAVAGEVTSKANFGKTEQERLVRNTIKEIGYDDPDLLFDADSCEVMLRLHSQSPDISQGVTATADKDQGAGDQGLMFGYASNETEELMPLPILLAHKLTKKLSEVRKSKELPWVRPDGKSQVSVRYEDDKPKRIETIVVSTQHAPNISNDEITKSIINKVIKPVCNEWWNDQIKIHVNPTGKFEIGGPHGDAGLTGRKIIVDTYGGYGRHGGGAFSGKDPSKVDRSACYMCRYIAKNIVAAGLADRCEVQVAYAIGVADPVSLMVNTFGTNKIPEEDIESISRKHFDMRPSAIITQLNLKRPIYKKSAAYGHFGRNEPEFGWEKTDKADVLRKTAGL from the coding sequence ATGACTAAAAATTTTCTGTTTACTTCTGAATCTGTGACTGAAGGACATCCGGACAAAATTTGTGACCAAATTTCAGATGCCATTCTCGATGAATACCTAAGGCAGGACCCGGACTCACGAGTAGCAGTTGAAACCATGACAACTACAGGATTTGTAGCAGTGGCAGGAGAGGTAACATCAAAAGCGAATTTTGGAAAAACCGAACAAGAGAGACTTGTAAGAAATACAATAAAAGAAATTGGATATGATGATCCAGACTTACTTTTTGATGCAGATTCCTGTGAAGTAATGCTTCGATTACATTCACAAAGTCCTGACATTAGTCAAGGAGTTACAGCTACCGCAGACAAGGATCAAGGGGCAGGAGATCAAGGGTTGATGTTTGGTTATGCATCAAATGAAACAGAAGAGCTAATGCCTTTACCTATACTTTTAGCTCATAAATTAACAAAAAAGTTATCAGAAGTAAGAAAGTCAAAAGAACTTCCATGGGTAAGACCTGACGGCAAATCTCAAGTTTCTGTACGATATGAAGATGATAAACCAAAAAGGATTGAAACAATTGTAGTTTCTACTCAACATGCTCCAAACATTTCAAACGATGAAATAACCAAATCAATAATTAACAAAGTAATAAAACCAGTTTGTAACGAATGGTGGAATGATCAGATAAAAATTCATGTAAATCCTACTGGGAAATTCGAAATAGGAGGTCCTCATGGTGATGCCGGTCTTACGGGTAGAAAAATTATTGTCGATACATATGGTGGATATGGAAGACATGGTGGTGGTGCTTTTTCAGGAAAAGATCCATCTAAAGTAGATAGATCCGCATGTTACATGTGTAGATATATTGCAAAAAATATTGTTGCCGCAGGTCTTGCTGATAGATGCGAAGTTCAAGTTGCCTATGCAATAGGAGTAGCTGATCCTGTTTCGTTAATGGTAAATACATTTGGAACAAATAAGATTCCTGAAGAAGATATTGAAAGTATTTCAAGAAAGCATTTTGATATGAGACCATCTGCCATTATCACTCAGCTAAATCTAAAAAGACCCATTTACAAAAAATCAGCTGCTTATGGTCATTTTGGCAGGAATGAACCTGAATTTGGATGGGAGAAAACGGATAAGGCAGATGTACTAAGAAAGACTGCTGGACTTTAA
- a CDS encoding S1 RNA-binding domain-containing protein, with product MSTETQELPEQGEIILATITKVMDHGAYVTLDEYNGIQGFLHVSEIAPGWIRSVGKFVKQGEKKVLLVKRVNSERGDIDLSLKQVSTDQKKRKLLEAKRFEKGKTLINSVKESAKLSDNDVEKIEEAIYAKYDSIYDAFLDIARKGESVLNELKISKKIATAIKDVCEKIRLPSVEIRGILELTNNQPDGVEVIKKILLDVIKKEKESNVQITYLGAPKYRISVSAQDFKSAERSLKPIIEEIQKSIEKKKGSFKFSREESKKTRET from the coding sequence ATGTCTACTGAAACTCAAGAATTACCAGAACAAGGAGAAATTATCCTAGCAACAATAACCAAAGTAATGGATCATGGGGCATATGTTACCCTTGATGAGTATAATGGAATTCAGGGTTTTTTACATGTCTCAGAAATTGCTCCTGGATGGATTAGATCTGTTGGAAAATTTGTTAAACAAGGAGAAAAGAAAGTTTTACTAGTCAAGAGAGTAAATTCTGAACGCGGAGATATTGATTTATCACTAAAGCAGGTTTCTACTGATCAAAAAAAGCGAAAGCTATTAGAAGCAAAAAGATTTGAAAAAGGAAAAACTCTAATCAACAGTGTTAAAGAAAGTGCAAAACTTTCAGATAATGATGTAGAAAAAATAGAAGAAGCGATTTATGCAAAATATGATTCTATTTACGATGCATTTTTAGATATTGCTAGAAAAGGCGAATCAGTTTTAAATGAACTAAAGATTTCAAAAAAAATTGCCACAGCAATCAAAGATGTTTGTGAAAAAATTAGACTCCCATCAGTAGAGATTAGAGGCATATTGGAATTAACAAATAACCAACCGGATGGTGTAGAGGTTATCAAAAAAATACTACTTGATGTGATAAAAAAAGAAAAAGAATCTAACGTACAGATTACATATTTAGGTGCACCAAAATATAGAATATCAGTATCTGCTCAAGATTTCAAATCAGCTGAGAGATCATTAAAGCCGATAATTGAAGAGATACAAAAATCCATAGAAAAGAAGAAAGGTTCATTCAAATTCAGTAGAGAAGAATCAAAAAAGACAAGAGAGACATAA